A region from the Aegilops tauschii subsp. strangulata cultivar AL8/78 chromosome 5, Aet v6.0, whole genome shotgun sequence genome encodes:
- the LOC109767031 gene encoding probable histidine kinase 2 translates to MEVVAVCILCTVVAVAAMVCILMARAMWRAGAREAVLDADLAHDNPNLTYNLDQMDVGTNKLFDILNTILDMGKVESGKMQLEEVEFKMTDVLEESMDLANVIGMSRGIEVIWDPCDFSVLRCTATIGDYKRVKQILDNLLGNAIKFTHEGHVMLRAWANRPIIRRSMISTPTRFAPHRRRGGVFRWLLGRREKCNEHNGCMFLQNDPNSVEFYFEVVDTGVGIPKEKRESVFENYVQVKEGHGGTGLGLGIVQSFVRLMGGEINIMDKEPGEAGTCFGFNVFLKVSETPEVEEDIEQGRTPPSLFSEPACFKGGHCVLLVHGNETRRILHTWMESVGMKVWPVPHTGLLASILDKACVAGGASPSRAALMSPLHGVGGGDIDCTTDRCFSSKEMVRHLQNSGGMAGNHGGHAHPFGLLVIVDVSSGMLHEVAREAASLARIRHQAPCRVVCLTDLKTPSQDLRRFKEAAMCDLDLRKPIHGSRLHKLLQVMRDLQASPFQQQHPYQFGTELPAEDQTSRAAPEITSETPALLGLADGRPLEGMRVLLAEDTPVLQMFQKQVLTSLGAAVDIATDGSMAVAMFTKALEDANGVPESHVDTVIRPYDVIFMDCQFDTTYLTDSLRARPEEVHKRLEQQLRLHLQSVRDRPLVLTRGAGEVQSVQIVSQFFRACARSCHGTISAHAAAIPAGIGATVGVDAMFENSRSAAVHARQ, encoded by the exons ATGGAGGTGGTCGCGGTGTGCATCTTGTGCACGGTTGTGGCGGTCGCGGCGATGGTGTGCATTCTCATGGCACGGGCGATGTGGCGAGCTGGTGCGCGGGAGGCGGTGCTGGACGCTGACCTA GCCCACGACAACCCCAACCTCACCTACAACCTCGACCAAATGGATGTTGGCACCAACAAGCTCTTTG ATATACTTAACACGATCCTGGATATGGGCAAGGTGGAGTCCGGGAAGATGCAACTAGAGGAGGTGGAGTTCAAGATGACAGATGTGCTTGAGGAATCCATGGACCTGGCGAATGTCATCGGCATGTCAAGAGGCATCGAGGTAATCTGGGACCCTTGTGACTTCTCCGTGCTTCGATGCACAGCCACCATTGGTGACTACAAGCGTGTCAAGCAGATCCTTGACAACCTACTGGGCAATGCCATCAAGTTCACACACGAAGGCCACGTCATGCTTCGGGCATGGGCCAACCGCCCAATCATTAGAAGATCCATGATTAGCACCCCAACGAGGTTTGCCCCCCACCGTCGCCGTGGTGGGGTCTTCCGATGGCTCCTTGGAAGGAGGGAGAAATGTAATGAACATAATGGTTGCATGTTCTTGCAAAACGATCCCAATTCGGTTGAGTTTTATTTTGAGGTGGTTGACACTGGTGTGGGGATACCCAAGGAGAAGAGGGAGTCTGTGTTTGAGAACTATGTTCAAGTGAAGGAAGGGCATGGTGGTACCGGGCTTGGACTTGGAATCGTGCAATCCTTT GTTCGTCTGATGGGAGGAGAAATCAACATAATGGACAAGGAGCCAGGGGAAGCGGGAACGTGCTTCGGTTTCAACGTCTTCCTGAAGGTCAGTGAGACTCCAGAGGTTGAAGAGGACATCGAGCAAGGGAGGACGCCGCCCTCGCTCTTCAGTGAGCCCGCCTGCTTCAAGGGCGGGCACTGCGTCCTCCTCGTCCACGGCAACGAGACCCGTCGGATCCTGCACACATggatggagagcgtcgggatgaagGTGTGGCCCGTCCCACACACCGGGCTCCTCGCCTCGATTCTTGACAAGGCGTGCGTCGCCGGCGGTGCCTCACCCTCGAGGGCGGCTTTGATGTCGCCGCTGCATGGCGTCGGAGGCGGCGACATTGATTGCACCACGGACCGGTGCTTCAGCTCCAAGGAGATGGTCCGCCACCTGCAGAACAGCGGCGGCATGGCCGGCAACCACGGCGGGCACGCCCATCCCTTCGGCCTGCTCGTCATCGTAGACGTCTCCAGTGGGATGCTCCACGAGGTCGCCCGTGAGGCGGCGAGCTTGGCGAGGATCAGGCATCAGGCGCCGTGCAGAGTCGTCTGCCTGACGGACCTCAAGACCCCCTCCCAGGATCTGAGGAGGTTCAAGGAGGCGGCGATGTGCGACCTCGATCTACGCAAGCCCATTCATGGCTCCCGGCTGCACAAGCTCCTCCAGGTCATGAGAGACCTCCAGGCCTCCCCGTTCCAGCAGCAGCATCCGTATCAGTTCGGGACAGAACTGCCAGCGGAGGATCAGACCTCTCGGGCGGCGCCTGAAATCACATCCGAGACGCCGGCGCTCCTTGGACTAGCAGACGGCAGGCCACTGGAGGGCATGCGCGTGCTGCTGGCGGAGGACACCCCAGTTCTGCAGATGTTTCAGAAGCAGGTGCTGACCAGTCTCGGAGCAGCTGTGGATATTGCCACGGATGGCTCCATGGCTGTGGCCATGTTCACAAAAGCTCTAGAGGATGCAAATGGCGTCCCAGAGAGTCACGTAGACACAGTGATCAGGCCCTACGATGTGATCTTCATGGATTGCCAG TTTGACACCACGTATTTAACTGACAGTCTTCGCGCTCGTCCAGAAGAAGTGCATAAACGCCTCGAACAACAGCTGCGGCTTCACCTTCAGAGTGTTCGGGATCGTCCCCTAGTACTCACTCGTGGCGCCGGCGAGGTGCAGAGCGTTCAGATCGTGTCACAGTTCTTCAGAGCTTGTGCCCG CTCGTGCCATGGCACGATTTCAGCTCATGCAGCAGCAATACCCGCAGGAATTGGTGCCACGGTTGGGGTGGATGCCATGTTCGAGAACTCCAGATCGGCGGCAGTGCATGCACGACAGTGA